From Limisphaerales bacterium, one genomic window encodes:
- a CDS encoding Rieske (2Fe-2S) protein: protein MSEPCWNEDYPVPRPDEHRSARRQFLQFLGLGGLVVALGSFAKKLFAKDTPKYPELDVVARDQIQHGYHLFRYPTENDPAILVELSDGTLRAYSQRCTHLLCPVHFKAENQSLHCPCHNGSFDAKDGTVNYGPPPKPLPQFELEVRGGRVWITGNKKEQNGN, encoded by the coding sequence ATGAGCGAGCCTTGTTGGAATGAAGATTATCCTGTGCCGCGTCCGGACGAACATCGCTCGGCGCGTCGGCAGTTCCTGCAATTTCTCGGCCTCGGCGGCTTGGTCGTGGCGCTCGGGTCATTTGCCAAAAAACTATTCGCCAAGGACACCCCGAAATATCCGGAATTGGACGTCGTTGCGCGCGATCAAATCCAGCACGGCTATCATCTGTTCCGTTACCCTACCGAGAACGATCCCGCGATCCTCGTCGAACTGTCCGATGGCACGCTGCGCGCCTACAGCCAACGCTGCACGCACTTGCTTTGTCCGGTGCATTTCAAAGCCGAAAATCAATCGCTCCACTGTCCGTGCCACAACGGGAGTTTCGATGCAAAAGATGGCACGGTGAACTACGGCCCCCCGCCCAAGCCGTTGCCGCAATTTGAATTGGAGGTGCGCGGCGGCCGCGTTTGGATTACTGGAAATAAAAAGGAACAAAATGGAAACTGA
- a CDS encoding 4Fe-4S binding protein — protein MKNEFFIDPSRCIGCQACVAACGECDTHRGTPMIHLDYVDRPTGVQTAPVVCMHCEDPTCAKVCPADAIKQDDHGVVLSAAHPRCISCSNCTLACPFGVPKQEIEMQLMMKCDMCYDRTSVGKKPMCATVCPSQALYYGPRAELEASRREVPRNEFQFGAQTVKTKVNMMTAPEVDSIPLDVADFLPADDLPAFAQDRGGAPDVAEDAVWDELEELPA, from the coding sequence ATGAAAAACGAGTTTTTCATAGACCCTTCCCGCTGCATTGGCTGCCAAGCTTGCGTGGCTGCCTGCGGCGAATGCGATACGCACCGCGGCACGCCAATGATTCATTTGGATTATGTGGACCGCCCCACTGGCGTGCAGACCGCACCGGTCGTGTGTATGCATTGCGAGGATCCCACCTGCGCCAAGGTATGTCCGGCCGATGCGATCAAGCAGGATGACCACGGCGTGGTGCTCAGTGCCGCGCATCCCCGCTGTATTTCCTGCAGCAACTGCACGCTCGCCTGCCCGTTTGGGGTGCCCAAACAAGAGATCGAGATGCAGCTGATGATGAAGTGCGACATGTGCTACGACCGCACGAGCGTGGGCAAAAAGCCGATGTGCGCCACCGTGTGCCCCAGCCAAGCGCTGTACTACGGCCCGCGCGCGGAGCTGGAGGCGAGCCGCCGAGAGGTGCCGCGCAACGAATTTCAATTTGGCGCCCAAACCGTGAAGACCAAGGTGAACATGATGACCGCGCCCGAAGTGGATAGCATCCCGCTTGATGTGGCCGATTTCCTGCCCGCAGACGATTTACCCGCCTTCGCCCAAGATCGCGGCGGGGCGCCCGATGTGGCCGAGGATGCCGTGTGGGATGAACTGGAGGAATTACCGGCATGA